In the Desulfuromonas sp. DDH964 genome, AGGAATTCGGCGACCACCGGATCGTCAAAATCGTCTTCATTGAGCGCCTGGTCTTCGACGGCAAGAGAGACGCCGCCACTCCCCGGCTTCCCCCCCCGCGCCTGGGCCATGTAACTGGCAGCGCAATCGGGGCAGAGGCCGTGGGAGAAAAGGAGTTCCGAATGGTCGGTGAGATACTGCTCGAGCTGGCGCCAGTACCCTTCGTCGCTGCGCACCTTCTTGCAGGATCCGCAGATCGGGATACACCCCTTGAGGACGCTGATCTTGTGCAGAGCCTCCTGCAGCTGCTCCACCAGCTGCCGGATCTCGGCCTGGTAGCGGTCGCTGATGCGGGCAATGCGGGCAAGCCGCCGGTCAAGCTTCCGGTAGCCCTCGAAGAGCTCAGCCGCCTCCGTTCCGGTCAGCCCGCTGGCACCGGCCGCCCCTTCGATACGGGGCCGGAAACGCTGGATCAGGGGGTTCTCCACCCCGTTGCCGAGCTCGGGCCGGGTCATGACGCCGTATCGATGGCAAGGATGCGAAACGGCAGGGTCACTTCCTCGCGAAACTCTTCGGCAGTCTCGAGGGCCCGATCGTTTTCCGCGTCGTACTGCCAGCGGATTTCGACCGACCGCCCGGCGACGTGGGCCTCCTCGAAGAGATCGAGGATATCCATGATGCACTTGGTGCTGCCGGTGTTGAGATAGATGAAGTGCACCGTCAGGACGACCGGCCGCCTCTCGACGGCGAGAAACCGGGAGATCCAGGAGAGGATCGGCTTGTAGAATTCGAAAGAATTTTCCGGAAAGGACTCGCCACTGATCTGCAACTCGCCAGTTTCCGGATCGAACAGGACCTCGGGAGTCGACTTGGTCGCCGCGACATGAAGCTTTTCCATGCAGGATCTCCTAGATCAGGGCTTTAAGACTGAAGAAACAGGTCTTGTCGTCGATTTCGCGCAGCGAGGCCTCCAGCGGCGCGGAGACGTTGCGGGCCATGTCGATCAGGCCGAGTCCGGCGCCTCGCCCCGGGGCCGGGCTGCGCCGCAGCTGCTCCTTGTAGAGCGCCTTCAGCTCTTGCCGGTCGAGACCATTGAGCTGTTCGATACGGGCCATCACCGGCGCAATGTCGGCACACTCGACGACATTCCCCGATGCGACGAGGTAGCTGTCGCCGCTCCTGCCGATCACCACGATCGAGCTGTTGTATTGACTCGTGCCGGGACTCTGCGCCACCTTGCGCGCGGTGTAGTTCTTGACGTTCTGCGCCTGCTCGACGAAGACCGCAAAGACATTCATCAGCGAAGTCCTGGCGACCTGCTCTTCTTCCAGGTAGTGGCGGACCGCGGTCCCGAGTTCTTCGATGATACTGTGGGAGAAGGGTCCGGCAAAACAGATCAGGATCTCGTCACAGTTGAGCCTCGCCCTGAGGTCGTAAAGATCGATGGTTGCCAAAGCAGGTCTTCCCCTTTCCGGACAGGTTACTGAAGTTTGAATCCGACAACGGTGATATCGTCCCGTTGCGGGTAATCGCCCTGGTAGGCGGCCAGTTCTGCTTCGATGGCGGCGCGCTGCTCCGCCGCCGGAAGCGGGGCGATCCGCGTCAGCAGTGCGCGGTAACGCCGGTTGCCGAAGCCCCAGCCCTTCGGGCCGCCGGCCTGGTCGAGGATACCATCGCTGGCCAGATAGAGTGCGGTTCCCGGCGCCAGCTCCAGGTGGTGGCTGGTGTAGGCAAAATCATCGTCAGAGCGGCGGTAGCCGATCGCCTGCCGATCACCGCAGTAGCAGACGAGCTCACCTGCCGTCACCGCCAGCAGGTTGATGCGGGCGCCGGCAAAGATCAGCTGGCGCCGCCCCGGAAAGATCCGGCAGAGCCCCATCTCGAGCCCGTTGTCGATCGTCACATCCCCCTGGGCCGCATGCAGCGCCTGGCGGATGCGGCGGTTGAACTGCTGCAGGATCGCCGCCGGATCACTCTGGTCGGTCACCTCGAGGAGATTGTCGAGAACCGCCTTGGCGGTCATCGTCATGAAAGCGCCGGGGACACCGTGACCGGTGCAGTCGATGACCGCGAGCAGGCACCCTTCCGCCTCCTCGCGGAAGTAATAAAGGTCCCCGCCGACGATATCCCGGGGGCGGTAGAGAACGAAAACTTCGCCCAGCCCCCGCTGCAGGGCCGCCCCATCGGGGAGGAGGGAGGCCTGGATCAGCTGGGCGTAGCGGATACTGGCCATCACCTGGCGGTTGGCTTCCGCCAGCTCCCGGTGCGAGTCATTCAGCGCCGCAGTTCGCGCGCTCACCTTCTGTTCCAGGTTTTCGGTATAGTCCCTTACCATCCGCGTCATCTCGCCGAAGGAGCGGGTCAGGGAACCGATCTCGTTGCCGGAGGCCGGCGGCATCGTCACCGCGAAATTCCCCTGGGCGAGTTCCTGGGAGGTTTCCGCCAGGGCGGCCAGGGGGGAGAGGACCAGGCGATTGAGGAGCAGGCCGATCACCAGGATCACGGCCAGGGTCGACAGGATCAGGATAACCAGGACCGGCAGGAAATCGCGGGGGCTGACGAACTGGTTGACATCGACCAGGACCAGGTTGAACCACTTGATCTCCTTCAGCTCGGAGAGAGCGGCGAGGTAGGTCCGTCCCTCCATGCTCAGGTAGAGGGTCCGTACCTCGGGACCACCCGCCAGCAGGCCTTTCAGTGCCGCCGCCAGTTCCGTGCGGTCGCCGTCGATCAGGTCGTAGATGGTGGTCATCCGCTCCGCCCCCCGGACCTTGCTGTTATGGAGGACGTAGTGCTGGTCGTGATGGCCGACGATGACGCCGTCCCGGGCGAGGAAGATGGTCTCGACGCCGGGCTCCCCGGAGTTGACGATATCATCGACGAAGGCGCTGATGTCGATGGCGCCCCCGCCGAGGCCGAGCTTACGGCCGGCATCGTCCTTGATGATCACGTTGAACCAGAGCTTGGTCAGGTTCAGGTGGTTGTCGTAGTCGATGTTCAGCTCGAAGTCATTCACATCCTGCATGGTACGGAAGTACCATGCATCGTTTATATTTTCAGGGTTCAGCAGATAGCGGGGATTGGCCTCGGCAGCATCGCCGCTGCCGTCGAGGAAGTAATAGTGGCGGGAGTGGTCGAAGGCGAGGAAAAGACTCCTGCCGAGAAAATGGCGGCGGTAATTTTCCAGCTCTTCCAGCGCCAGCTCCTTCCAGCTCGGATTTTTCTCATCCTGCAGCCAGCGCTTCAGGAGTGGCGAATCGCTCATTTTCAGCGACAGCGCGAGGTCGCCCTGAATCGTCGCCAGCAGCTTCGACTTTTCGAGGAGCGCCTGCTTGGCCGCAAAACGAATGCCAAGGGCCTTGACGACCTCGCCGGTGACAAAATTGAAAGCGAGGTAGGTCAGCGCGCCGAAGAGCAGGTAGGCGACGGTAACGGCCAGAGTGAAGCGGGCCTTGAGCCCTCCTCGTTTCATTCCAATCGACCTCATGGAAAAATGGGCGCAGCGCGATGCAGGAGATACCTGCGCCTAATTCTCCCACAGTCTGTTGGATTTTCAATCGGATCGGGGATAACTAACGGACCGGACCGGAGACAGGGCTGCCGACCGCCCCATAACAGGTATACTGAGAGCCGACGGCACCAACACCGAAGGGGAAAGGAATGCCTGCTTGATGACCTTCCGCACCTGCGCC is a window encoding:
- the siaC gene encoding biofilm regulation phosphoprotein SiaC — its product is MEKLHVAATKSTPEVLFDPETGELQISGESFPENSFEFYKPILSWISRFLAVERRPVVLTVHFIYLNTGSTKCIMDILDLFEEAHVAGRSVEIRWQYDAENDRALETAEEFREEVTLPFRILAIDTAS
- a CDS encoding SiaB family protein kinase, producing MATIDLYDLRARLNCDEILICFAGPFSHSIIEELGTAVRHYLEEEQVARTSLMNVFAVFVEQAQNVKNYTARKVAQSPGTSQYNSSIVVIGRSGDSYLVASGNVVECADIAPVMARIEQLNGLDRQELKALYKEQLRRSPAPGRGAGLGLIDMARNVSAPLEASLREIDDKTCFFSLKALI
- a CDS encoding SpoIIE family protein phosphatase translates to MKRGGLKARFTLAVTVAYLLFGALTYLAFNFVTGEVVKALGIRFAAKQALLEKSKLLATIQGDLALSLKMSDSPLLKRWLQDEKNPSWKELALEELENYRRHFLGRSLFLAFDHSRHYYFLDGSGDAAEANPRYLLNPENINDAWYFRTMQDVNDFELNIDYDNHLNLTKLWFNVIIKDDAGRKLGLGGGAIDISAFVDDIVNSGEPGVETIFLARDGVIVGHHDQHYVLHNSKVRGAERMTTIYDLIDGDRTELAAALKGLLAGGPEVRTLYLSMEGRTYLAALSELKEIKWFNLVLVDVNQFVSPRDFLPVLVILILSTLAVILVIGLLLNRLVLSPLAALAETSQELAQGNFAVTMPPASGNEIGSLTRSFGEMTRMVRDYTENLEQKVSARTAALNDSHRELAEANRQVMASIRYAQLIQASLLPDGAALQRGLGEVFVLYRPRDIVGGDLYYFREEAEGCLLAVIDCTGHGVPGAFMTMTAKAVLDNLLEVTDQSDPAAILQQFNRRIRQALHAAQGDVTIDNGLEMGLCRIFPGRRQLIFAGARINLLAVTAGELVCYCGDRQAIGYRRSDDDFAYTSHHLELAPGTALYLASDGILDQAGGPKGWGFGNRRYRALLTRIAPLPAAEQRAAIEAELAAYQGDYPQRDDITVVGFKLQ